Proteins encoded in a region of the Zea mays cultivar B73 chromosome 4, Zm-B73-REFERENCE-NAM-5.0, whole genome shotgun sequence genome:
- the LOC103653308 gene encoding QWRF motif-containing protein 4 isoform X1, translating into MESIMKAERSKAAAAAQRRPLAPSEKNNAAAPAGRRTESPSRFKPVSVSPAAPAARRCGSPSPGPASADGGSATCNGARSAAAPSPAPSSRLKPSAAARSASAVSPRDAAADGHGTPPRARKGKDSDRPWASARSSCSSPLLRPEAEHGQSPATASKVDRLVRGLPSEPVVRLRPGAVAERKTSTSPRPRGRSTSKNNTGDQSQHENARPPESPANSVALADKHWWPGMMAGLSSTTAASAEKASRSDASSSSDASAGRSPPRRTRPCEGAATGKSVKRGPSNETAQIVHRRRKDKAADSSSDASSQMSESSKPTCRPIKQAVSLPVPALRRSSSTTSRSCQTPSRMRPSAAACQSKCASSAARTVVEQPAFSYIIADARKGKKNACQIENVHQLRLLSSRYLQWRFVNAHSEETLSHRNSVESVLYNVWESISTLRDAMAITRDSVRHLQQQVKLYHILTEQICYLEQWPALEEECNGTLVEATEALKASTLRLPVTSGAQADGIAVRNAISSAVDVMQALSSSIYYVQSKVEDRTCLVSGLSATAREENVALDQCRELLATAAKLQVQETSLRTLLMQLRQRSAG; encoded by the exons ATGGAATCCATCATGAAGGCTGAGCGGAGCAAGGCTGCTGCTGCCGCACAGAGGCGGCCGCTGGCGCCGTCCGAGAAGAACAATGCAGCAGCCCCCGCCGGTCGGAGAACAGAGAGCCCTTCGAGGTTCAAGCCCGTGTCGGTGTCGCCGGCGGCTCCTGCAGCGAGGCGGTGCGGTTCTCCGAGCCCCGGCCCCGCCTCTGCGGACGGCGGCTCGGCGACGTGCAACGGAGCGCGGTCGGCTGCCGCGCCTTCTCCTGCGCCGTCCTCTCGGCTGAAGCCCTCGGCCGCGGCGAGGTCCGCGTCTGCCGTGTCTCCACGTGACGCGGCCGCCGATGGACACGGCACTCCACCCCGTGCAAGGAAGGGCAAAGACTCCGACCGCCCGTGGGCGTCGGCGCGGAGCTCGTGCTCGTCTCCCCTGCTTCGACCAGAGGCAGAGCACGGGCAGTCCCCTGCCACTGCCAGTAAGGTAGACAGGCTAGTCCGTGGCCTACCTTCAGAGCCGGTGGTCAGACTGAGGCCAGGAGCTGTGGCTGAGAGGAAGACGAGCACGAGCCCTCGACCTCGTGGAAGGAGCACGAGCAAGAACAACACCGGCGACCAAAGCCAACACGAGAATGCTCGCCCTCCGGAGTCCCCTGCCAACAGTGTCGCCCTCGCCGATAAACACTGGTGGCCGGGGATGATGGCTGGCCTCTCTTCGACAACCGCCGCTTCTGCGGAAAAGGCTAGCAGGTCTGACGCCTCTTCGTCATCAGATGCTTCAGCAGGACGTTCTCCTCCAAGGAGGACGCGTCCATGTGAAGGCGCAGCAACCGGCAAGAGCGTGAAGCGGGGACCATCGAACGAGACGGCGCAGATCGTTCACCGGAGAAGGAAAGACAAGGCGGCGGactccagcagcgacgcctcctcgcAGATGTCGGAGAGCTCTAAACCCACCTGCCGCCCGATCAAGCAGGCCGTTTCTCTGCCCGTTCCAGCTCTGCGCCGGTCCTCGTCTACTACCTCCCGGTCCTGCCAGACCCCGTCGCGGATGAGGccgtcagcagcagcttgccaatCGAAATGCGCGTCTTCGGCTGCTCGAACGGTTGTCGAACAGCCTGCTTTTAGCTACATCATCGCTGATGCGCGGAAAGGGAAGAAGAACGCATGCCAGATTGAGAACGTACACCAGCTCCGTCTGCTGAGCAGTAGGTATCTGCAGTGGCGCTTCGTGAATGCACATTCAGAAGAGACACTGTCCCATAGAAATAGTGTTGAG AGTGTTCTTTACAATGTTTGGGAAAGTATCTCGACACTGCGGGATGCTATGGCAATAACAAGAGACAGTGTGCGACACCTGCAGCAACAAGTGAAGCTGTATCACATTCTAACAGAGCAG ATTTGTTACCTTGAGCAATGGCCTGCACTAGAAGAAGAATGCAATGGCACACTAGTTGAGGCGACGGAGGCTCTCAAAGCAAGCACGCTTCGCCTTCCAGTCACATCAGGAGCACAG GCTGACGGAATTGCAGTCAGGAACGCTATAAGCTCAGCCGTTGATGTCATGCAAGCTCTGAGTTCCTCTATCTACTACGTGCAATCGAAG GTCGAAGACAGGACATGTTTGGTTTCGGGACTTTCGGCTACGGCAAGAGAGGAAAACGTCGCCCTTGATCAATGCAGAGAGCTCTTAGCTACGGCAGCAAAACTGCAG GTGCAGGAGACCAGCCTTCGCACGCTTCTGATGCAACTGCGGCAGAGATCTGCAGGATGA
- the LOC103653308 gene encoding QWRF motif-containing protein 4 isoform X2 encodes MESIMKAERSKAAAAAQRRPLAPSEKNNAAAPAGRRTESPSRFKPVSVSPAAPAARRCGSPSPGPASADGGSATCNGARSAAAPSPAPSSRLKPSAAARSASAVSPRDAAADGHGTPPRARKGKDSDRPWASARSSCSSPLLRPEAEHGQSPATASKVDRLVRGLPSEPVVRLRPGAVAERKTSTSPRPRGRSTSKNNTGDQSQHENARPPESPANSVALADKHWWPGMMAGLSSTTAASAEKASRSDASSSSDASAGRSPPRRTRPCEGAATGKSVKRGPSNETAQIVHRRRKDKAADSSSDASSQMSESSKPTCRPIKQAVSLPVPALRRSSSTTSRSCQTPSRMRPSAAACQSKCASSAARTVVEQPAFSYIIADARKGKKNACQIENVHQLRLLSSRYLQWRFVNAHSEETLSHRNSVESVLYNVWESISTLRDAMAITRDSVRHLQQQVKLYHILTEQICYLEQWPALEEECNGTLVEATEALKASTLRLPVTSGAQADGIAVRNAISSAVDVMQALSSSIYYVQSKVEDRTCLVSGLSATAREENVALDQCRELLATAAKLQETSLRTLLMQLRQRSAG; translated from the exons ATGGAATCCATCATGAAGGCTGAGCGGAGCAAGGCTGCTGCTGCCGCACAGAGGCGGCCGCTGGCGCCGTCCGAGAAGAACAATGCAGCAGCCCCCGCCGGTCGGAGAACAGAGAGCCCTTCGAGGTTCAAGCCCGTGTCGGTGTCGCCGGCGGCTCCTGCAGCGAGGCGGTGCGGTTCTCCGAGCCCCGGCCCCGCCTCTGCGGACGGCGGCTCGGCGACGTGCAACGGAGCGCGGTCGGCTGCCGCGCCTTCTCCTGCGCCGTCCTCTCGGCTGAAGCCCTCGGCCGCGGCGAGGTCCGCGTCTGCCGTGTCTCCACGTGACGCGGCCGCCGATGGACACGGCACTCCACCCCGTGCAAGGAAGGGCAAAGACTCCGACCGCCCGTGGGCGTCGGCGCGGAGCTCGTGCTCGTCTCCCCTGCTTCGACCAGAGGCAGAGCACGGGCAGTCCCCTGCCACTGCCAGTAAGGTAGACAGGCTAGTCCGTGGCCTACCTTCAGAGCCGGTGGTCAGACTGAGGCCAGGAGCTGTGGCTGAGAGGAAGACGAGCACGAGCCCTCGACCTCGTGGAAGGAGCACGAGCAAGAACAACACCGGCGACCAAAGCCAACACGAGAATGCTCGCCCTCCGGAGTCCCCTGCCAACAGTGTCGCCCTCGCCGATAAACACTGGTGGCCGGGGATGATGGCTGGCCTCTCTTCGACAACCGCCGCTTCTGCGGAAAAGGCTAGCAGGTCTGACGCCTCTTCGTCATCAGATGCTTCAGCAGGACGTTCTCCTCCAAGGAGGACGCGTCCATGTGAAGGCGCAGCAACCGGCAAGAGCGTGAAGCGGGGACCATCGAACGAGACGGCGCAGATCGTTCACCGGAGAAGGAAAGACAAGGCGGCGGactccagcagcgacgcctcctcgcAGATGTCGGAGAGCTCTAAACCCACCTGCCGCCCGATCAAGCAGGCCGTTTCTCTGCCCGTTCCAGCTCTGCGCCGGTCCTCGTCTACTACCTCCCGGTCCTGCCAGACCCCGTCGCGGATGAGGccgtcagcagcagcttgccaatCGAAATGCGCGTCTTCGGCTGCTCGAACGGTTGTCGAACAGCCTGCTTTTAGCTACATCATCGCTGATGCGCGGAAAGGGAAGAAGAACGCATGCCAGATTGAGAACGTACACCAGCTCCGTCTGCTGAGCAGTAGGTATCTGCAGTGGCGCTTCGTGAATGCACATTCAGAAGAGACACTGTCCCATAGAAATAGTGTTGAG AGTGTTCTTTACAATGTTTGGGAAAGTATCTCGACACTGCGGGATGCTATGGCAATAACAAGAGACAGTGTGCGACACCTGCAGCAACAAGTGAAGCTGTATCACATTCTAACAGAGCAG ATTTGTTACCTTGAGCAATGGCCTGCACTAGAAGAAGAATGCAATGGCACACTAGTTGAGGCGACGGAGGCTCTCAAAGCAAGCACGCTTCGCCTTCCAGTCACATCAGGAGCACAG GCTGACGGAATTGCAGTCAGGAACGCTATAAGCTCAGCCGTTGATGTCATGCAAGCTCTGAGTTCCTCTATCTACTACGTGCAATCGAAG GTCGAAGACAGGACATGTTTGGTTTCGGGACTTTCGGCTACGGCAAGAGAGGAAAACGTCGCCCTTGATCAATGCAGAGAGCTCTTAGCTACGGCAGCAAAACTGCAG GAGACCAGCCTTCGCACGCTTCTGATGCAACTGCGGCAGAGATCTGCAGGATGA